A region of Saccharomyces mikatae IFO 1815 strain IFO1815 genome assembly, chromosome: 12 DNA encodes the following proteins:
- the CMG1 gene encoding Cmg1p (similar to Saccharomyces cerevisiae YLR271W; ancestral locus Anc_6.64) has protein sequence MEESKKKRNREGDIHSKSIPPHKKSKEDATNNKAVDTSLRLNMPKGYKMMEIMGYKEGEILGKNRSALKEPIKVEIKPKKQGICTSKPDSSIASDMKMSKQKFIRWKSEKKHKERLEKIWYRIQKVAFDMMGDSELYNPGQDPRDFNVLWRSYVIQLNEELKGGNSNNDSSYNTDAKDGKSQISVEELESSTMPKIEKKEYTPVAINYNTSMVSDSTTDDTELAALEELSIEKRITKLNIFLRYERYYCFFCGIKYNDECDLYEHCPGVNEEDHE, from the coding sequence ATGGAggaaagtaaaaagaaaagaaatcgCGAAGGTGACATACATTCGAAGAGTATACCGCCACATAAGAAGTCGAAAGAAGATGCAACAAATAACAAAGCAGTAGATACATCCCTACGTTTGAACATGCCTAAGGGTTATAAAATGATGGAAATCATGGGTTACAAAGAAGGTGAAATATTAGGTAAGAATCGGAGCGCCCTAAAAGAACCTATTAAAGTAGAAATCAAACCCAAAAAACAGGGTATTTGTACCAGTAAGCCTGACTCATCCATAGCAAGTGACATGAAAATGAGTAAACAAAAGTTCATAAGATggaaaagtgaaaaaaagcataaaGAACGACTAGAAAAAATCTGGTATAGAATCCAAAAAGTTGCTTTTGACATGATGGGTGATTCTGAGTTATACAATCCAGGCCAAGATCCGAGGGATTTCAACGTACTTTGGAGGTCCTACGTTATCCAACTaaatgaagaattaaaaGGCGGTAACTCTAATAATGACAGTAGTTATAATACAGATGCGAAGGATGGCAAGTCACAGATATCAGTGGAAGAGTTAGAGTCTTCGACTATGCCCaaaatcgaaaaaaaagaatatacgCCCGTAGCAATTAATTACAATACTTCAATGGTTAGCGATTCCACTACGGATGACACTGAACTTGCTGCATTAGAGGAATTAAGCATTGAGAAAAGGATAACGAAATTGAACATATTTTTGAGATACGAGAGGTACtactgttttttttgtggGATCAAGTATAACGATGAATGTGATCTCT